The window GTGATCGTATCGTTCGAGCAGTTTGTCCGGCCCGCCCTCCTCAAGATGATGGGGCGCACCAAGCTCGCCAAGCCGGTCATCGCGGCAACGTGTGAACGCAGAATCGAGAAACCCACTGACCGCGTCCACCTCATCCGCGCGCGCATCAGACGGCGCGGCGGGAGATACTACGCATCCCCCGTTGGCCCGCAGGGATCGGGGATTCTCACCTCCATGGTGATGGCGGATGGACTCATCATTGTACCCGCGAAAAAAACGGTGGTGCGTGCCGGAGAGATGGTTCGGGTGATGATGCTGGATTGGAGCGAAGAGTAACGCACTGCGTTACACCTTGCGCTTTCAACGTTAGGCTGTGGCCCACATGAACGTAGGCGCTCAAGAGCTCGTGCTCATTTTTCTGGTCGCCCTTCTCCTGTTCGGCCCAAAGCGGCTGCCGGAGATCGCGAGACTGCTCTCAAGGATCGTGCGGGAGATACACAGGGCCTTCGACGAGATCAAGCGGGAGATCAGTGATGACGATAAATTTGATGGGTGAGCGGCTCCATCCTCCCACCGCGCACCATCGCTCACGGAGCCTCCCCGCGGACGTGGGTGCACCATTCGGGCAGGTGATCATTGGATAACTTACTTTCACGGGTTATCAGGGCGGGGCTCATCATCATCCTCATCGCCCTCCCGCTCATCTACTCCAGCCAGACACAGAACTCCTTCGGCACACCCAAGAGGGCATTTTTTCAGATTGCCGTCGCCGCGCTCCTCGTGCTCTTCTCGCTCCAGATGATCGTGACGCCCGCGCGACTGACATCCCGCGGAACGCCGCTCGACATGGTGCTGCTCGCCTGGATCGCCTGGGAGGCCGTCTCGAGCGCACACTCTTGTGACCGCATGGAGAGCATGCGCGAGCTGATCTACTCGGCCTCAACGGTGGCGTTCTTTTTTCTCATCACGCGAAACGTGGGTGAACGGACACAGGCACTCTCGCTCATCGGGGTCATCGTCGCCATGGGGGTGCTCGAGGCCTCGTACGGCATTCCCGAGCGGCTCGGCCTCAAGCTGCTCTATGAAAGCAGAGTCAAGGAAACCCTGTCACAGGCTGAAGTATTGGCCGTGCGGGGGAGCATCCTCGGCACGTTCGGCAACGCCAATCAGCTGGCGAGCTATCTCGTCCTCACCTGTCCGCTTCTGCTCGGCATCATCAGCATGTGCAGGGGAGTGCGCCGCGCGCTCCTGATCGCATCCCTCGCCATTGTCCTCACCTGCCTCACCCTCACCGGCGCACGGGGTTCATGGATAGCCGCTTTCACAGGCCTCTTCGTATTCATTCTCTGGGGCGCCAGGCGAAACCGGAGGGACACCCTGAAGGCCACCGGATTCACACTCCTGCTCTTCGCGCTCGTGTTCATGGCCGTGACGAATTTCAAACCGCAGATCGCCCACGAGCTGACCGGGCGACTCAAGGGATCATTCGCATCATTGAACTACCGGCTCCTCACGTGGAGATTGTCATTGCGCATGATCGCCCATCACCCGCTCCTCGGCAGCGGGCCAGGCACGTTCAAACTCCTCTTCCTGCCCGCGCTCGCCGATTACCTCAGGGGGCTCGACCCCCTGTCCTGCTGGGGCCTCACCGAAAAGATGAACGAGGTCCACAATGAATACCTGCAACTCGCCGTCGAAACGGGTCTCCCCGGCCTCGGTTTCCTCCTCCTCTTCTGCGGCGGGGCGATACATGTCGCATTGCGGGCCCTCCGTAAGCTCCCCCCGTCCGCGGCCATCCTGAGCGCGGCCCTCATGGCGAGCCTCGCCGCCGTGATGGCGGATGCCGCCACCTCCATCTCTTTTCATGTCGTGCCGACCCGGGTTGCCTTCTGGGCAGTTGCGGCGATTCTCCTCTCACTGCCGAATATGTCCAGTGTCCGCCATCCCGCAGAGCTGCGGGCTCGCGCCTCTCCCGCCATTTCTCGCCTCGCCGTGACCCCGTATCTGGCGATATCCCTCATCTTCTCGTACATCACCATTTCCTCCAGCCTGAGAGATATCGCCTTCGAGTACTACTTCAAGATCGCGACAAACCTCACCCACATGGGGCGCTACCATGAGGCGATCCCGTTCTTTCAGGGGGCACTCCGGGTGATGCCATCGTCCGGCCAGGTAAAGTTCTACTACGGCTCCACACTCGTACAGCTCGGCAGAGACGCGGAAGGCGCAGCGGCGCTCGAGGAGAGCAAGAATAATTTTCAGGATATCTACCTGTTCAAGAACCTGGGGCTCGCGTACGAAAGGCTGGGGCAGCCCGAGCGAGCGGTCGAGCAGTATCTCCGGTGGCGGGAGATGGGAATCGCGTCGCACGAGGCGAACAACCGCATCGCCCTCATCCAGTTGCGCCAGGGAAGGGCCCGT is drawn from Candidatus Auribacterota bacterium and contains these coding sequences:
- a CDS encoding twin-arginine translocase TatA/TatE family subunit, which translates into the protein MNVGAQELVLIFLVALLLFGPKRLPEIARLLSRIVREIHRAFDEIKREISDDDKFDG
- a CDS encoding tetratricopeptide repeat protein, which translates into the protein MDNLLSRVIRAGLIIILIALPLIYSSQTQNSFGTPKRAFFQIAVAALLVLFSLQMIVTPARLTSRGTPLDMVLLAWIAWEAVSSAHSCDRMESMRELIYSASTVAFFFLITRNVGERTQALSLIGVIVAMGVLEASYGIPERLGLKLLYESRVKETLSQAEVLAVRGSILGTFGNANQLASYLVLTCPLLLGIISMCRGVRRALLIASLAIVLTCLTLTGARGSWIAAFTGLFVFILWGARRNRRDTLKATGFTLLLFALVFMAVTNFKPQIAHELTGRLKGSFASLNYRLLTWRLSLRMIAHHPLLGSGPGTFKLLFLPALADYLRGLDPLSCWGLTEKMNEVHNEYLQLAVETGLPGLGFLLLFCGGAIHVALRALRKLPPSAAILSAALMASLAAVMADAATSISFHVVPTRVAFWAVAAILLSLPNMSSVRHPAELRARASPAISRLAVTPYLAISLIFSYITISSSLRDIAFEYYFKIATNLTHMGRYHEAIPFFQGALRVMPSSGQVKFYYGSTLVQLGRDAEGAAALEESKNNFQDIYLFKNLGLAYERLGQPERAVEQYLRWREMGIASHEANNRIALIQLRQGRAREAEGLFKDTLRVRPWDWVAYSSLGSLYLESGRTDEAIRVLQNVIWKIPDSFTLYGTALLKAGRYEEARQNLLHALSMDPRSVRAHNNLGTLHRKTAKRDDAIKEWEEVLRMDPDNIFAKSNLEDIRKKGR